The DNA region TGTGGCGGCCACCCGACGACGGACCGGCGCTGGGCACCTACCGGCGCTACCGGTGGCGGAAGTGGGTCGAGAACGTCCGTCCCGACGCCTTCGCCGGCGTGTTGTGGGAGCCGACTGCCCGGTGGCTCATCCGGATGCATGACGCCCCCCAGCGCCCGGTGCGGCGGGTGACGCTGGTCCGACGGTGGGTCGCGATCACAGGAGCCGGCACCGCGAGCCCCCAGCCCTCGTGGGAGGAGGAGGGCTTCTACGTCATGGAGTCGAGCGAGGTGTGAGCGGTTGCCTGCCAGCCGCCGGAGCCGGGACGTGAGCGGCCGCCTGGGACGCCGCGGGAGCCGGGACGTGAGCGGCCGCCTGGGACGCCGTGGGAGCCGGGACGTGAGCCGTTGCCTGGAAGCCGCGTGGGGGACGTGGACACGGTTCTGGTTCGAACCGGTCTCCACCTCCACGCTCGCGCTGGTCCGTGTGGGGTTCGGCCTGGTCCTGACCGGGTGGACGCTGTCGCTGGCCGCAGACCTGCGTCCCTTCTTCGGGCCCGGCGGATCGCTGGCTGCGCCCCCGTCCGCGCCCTGGCGTTGGGGGCTGCTGCAGGTCGCGAACACCGA from Actinomycetota bacterium includes:
- a CDS encoding DUF5819 family protein, whose product is MQQRIESSPAGRVVLSAFLVLVVAAVVVDGVPGSVVPQGERWARPVVEVTGLDQNWEVFAPDPRRVTVAFEARIEYADGTTTVWRPPDDGPALGTYRRYRWRKWVENVRPDAFAGVLWEPTARWLIRMHDAPQRPVRRVTLVRRWVAITGAGTASPQPSWEEEGFYVMESSEV